Proteins from one Acidimicrobiales bacterium genomic window:
- a CDS encoding aldo/keto reductase, which translates to MRYRQLGRSGLTVSEVGLGCNNFGWRIGVDETRSVVDAAIDAGITLLDTANSYGDRGGSEKLLGEVLKGRRDKVVLATKFGSDMGEGAGVARASRWYIRRAVGASLQRLQTDRIDLYQLHRPDGITPVEETLGALTELVREGKVLYIGSSNFAAWQVAEAEWTARSSQCERFVSAQNHYSLMERSAEAELLPVCDAYGVGVLPFFPLANGLLTGKYRRQSPPPEGTRLSGRPISEDAYDRLEALEEFAKERGRTLLDLAFAGLLAQPAVSSVIAGATSPAQVGANAAAGDWQLNPDDVKALAAL; encoded by the coding sequence ATGCGCTACCGACAATTGGGCCGCTCCGGCCTGACCGTTTCAGAAGTAGGTCTCGGATGCAACAATTTCGGCTGGAGGATCGGGGTCGACGAGACCCGGTCGGTGGTCGACGCTGCCATCGACGCCGGCATCACCCTCCTCGACACCGCCAACTCCTACGGCGACCGGGGAGGCAGCGAGAAACTGCTCGGAGAGGTGCTGAAAGGCCGTAGAGACAAGGTGGTGCTCGCCACCAAATTCGGGTCCGACATGGGGGAAGGAGCGGGCGTGGCGAGGGCTTCGCGGTGGTACATCCGGCGCGCCGTGGGAGCCAGCCTCCAGCGTCTGCAGACCGACCGGATCGACCTGTACCAGCTGCACCGCCCGGACGGGATCACGCCGGTCGAGGAGACGCTGGGCGCGCTCACCGAGCTGGTTCGCGAAGGGAAAGTCCTCTACATCGGGTCCTCGAACTTCGCTGCGTGGCAGGTCGCCGAAGCCGAGTGGACCGCCCGATCGAGCCAATGCGAGCGATTCGTCTCGGCGCAGAACCACTACAGCCTCATGGAGCGCTCCGCCGAGGCCGAGTTGCTCCCGGTCTGCGACGCGTACGGCGTGGGGGTGCTGCCGTTCTTCCCGCTGGCCAACGGGCTGCTGACCGGAAAGTACCGGCGGCAGTCGCCGCCGCCCGAGGGCACACGCCTTTCGGGCCGTCCGATCAGCGAGGACGCCTACGACAGGCTGGAGGCGCTGGAGGAATTCGCGAAAGAGAGAGGCCGGACGCTCCTGGATCTGGCGTTCGCGGGCCTGCTGGCCCAGCCGGCTGTGTCGTCGGTCATCGCGGGAGCCACCTCCCCCGCGCAGGTCGGGGCCAACGCGGCCGCGGGGGACTGGCAGCTCAACCCCGACGACGTCAAGGCACTAGCCGCCCTATAG
- a CDS encoding HAD hydrolase-like protein, which translates to MGRSIRRLLMWDVDGTLVRAGDLGAAVFDVALEAVLGLRPAVQVRMSGKTDPQIVREYLEKLEVEDDDETVHRILDGIQERLAAAAAAGDLAAGGHACPGVPDVLAELSKDDRLLSTLVTGNVVANARLKVAAWGLDAWFDMDVGAYGSDHADRNQLVPLALGRVHESYGVRLAPSDAWVIGDTPRDLECARSAGARCLLVGTGRYTATDLAALGADAVLEDLSDTTGVVEILTGDLDL; encoded by the coding sequence ATGGGTCGCTCGATCCGCCGGCTGTTGATGTGGGATGTGGACGGGACGCTTGTGCGCGCCGGCGATCTCGGCGCAGCGGTCTTCGACGTGGCCCTGGAGGCGGTCCTGGGCCTGAGACCGGCGGTGCAGGTCCGCATGAGCGGCAAGACCGATCCCCAGATCGTCAGGGAGTACCTGGAGAAACTCGAGGTGGAGGATGACGACGAGACCGTCCACAGGATCCTCGACGGCATTCAGGAACGCCTAGCGGCCGCCGCCGCAGCGGGTGACCTGGCCGCCGGCGGCCACGCCTGTCCCGGAGTTCCTGACGTGCTCGCCGAGCTGTCCAAGGACGACCGGCTGCTGTCCACGCTCGTGACCGGCAACGTCGTGGCGAACGCGCGGCTCAAGGTTGCGGCGTGGGGTCTCGACGCCTGGTTCGACATGGACGTCGGCGCGTATGGCAGCGATCACGCCGACCGCAACCAGCTTGTCCCGCTCGCTCTCGGCCGGGTGCACGAATCGTACGGCGTCCGCCTGGCTCCGTCTGATGCATGGGTGATAGGCGACACCCCTCGCGACCTCGAGTGCGCGCGCTCGGCCGGTGCCCGCTGTCTGCTGGTGGGTACCGGGCGTTACACCGCGACGGATCTGGCCGCGCTCGGTGCTGACGCCGTTCTGGAGGACCTTTCTGACACCACCGGCGTGGTCGAGATCCTCACCGGGGACTTGGATCTATAG
- the pgi gene encoding glucose-6-phosphate isomerase yields the protein MTRDALLQPVDVTETDEWRSLAEHHQQMKDRHLRDLFAEDPARGTKLTVEAGDLYLDYSKNRLTEETVRLLVAVAERAGLRRRIEAMWAGEHINVTEDRAVLHVALRAPRGEVVSTEGQDVVPGVHRVLGKMAAFADRVRSGEWKGHTGQRITTVVNVGIGGSDLGPAMAYEALTDYADGRIRCRFVSNVDGCDMYEATKDLDAAETLFVISSKTFTTLETITNAKTARDWLVSALGDDSAVAKHFVAVSTNAEEVAEFGIDTDNMFEFWDWVGGRYSYDSAIGLSLMLAIGPSAFAQMLEGFHLIDEHFRTAPFEENLPVLLGMIGVWYINLFGAETHAVLPYNHYLSRFTSYLQQLDMESNGKSVTLSGEPVSTDTGPVVWGTPGTNGQHAYYQLIHQGTRLIPADFIGFFESNHEIGTHQDLLMANFFAQTEALAFGKTREQVEAEGVPAAQVPHRVFAGNHPTNTILAPKLTPRVLGQLVAIYEHKVFTQGVVWGINSFDQWGVELGKALAQRIVPELDSRKEPDLGHDSSTNELIRRYRLRREELVDRAGSGR from the coding sequence ATGACCCGCGATGCCCTGTTGCAGCCGGTGGACGTTACCGAGACCGACGAATGGAGGTCGCTCGCGGAGCACCACCAGCAGATGAAGGACAGGCACCTGCGGGACCTTTTCGCCGAAGACCCCGCGCGCGGCACAAAGCTGACCGTGGAGGCCGGCGACCTGTACCTCGACTACTCGAAGAACCGACTGACCGAAGAGACCGTCAGGCTCCTGGTCGCTGTGGCGGAGCGGGCGGGCCTGCGCCGGCGGATCGAGGCGATGTGGGCCGGCGAGCACATCAACGTCACCGAGGACCGCGCCGTCCTCCATGTCGCCTTGCGGGCTCCTCGCGGCGAGGTGGTCTCGACGGAAGGCCAGGACGTGGTTCCCGGAGTTCACCGTGTGCTCGGCAAGATGGCCGCGTTCGCGGACCGGGTGCGCTCGGGCGAATGGAAGGGCCACACCGGCCAGCGGATCACGACAGTCGTCAACGTCGGTATCGGCGGCTCCGACCTCGGGCCGGCGATGGCGTACGAGGCGCTTACCGACTACGCGGACGGGCGGATTCGCTGCAGGTTCGTGTCGAACGTCGACGGTTGCGACATGTACGAGGCGACGAAGGATCTCGACGCGGCCGAGACGCTTTTCGTCATCAGCTCGAAGACCTTCACGACGCTCGAGACGATTACCAACGCGAAGACCGCGCGCGACTGGCTGGTGTCTGCGCTCGGTGACGATTCGGCTGTCGCGAAGCATTTCGTGGCGGTGTCGACGAACGCCGAGGAGGTGGCCGAGTTCGGCATCGACACCGACAACATGTTCGAGTTCTGGGACTGGGTCGGCGGGCGCTACAGCTACGACTCGGCGATCGGACTGTCGCTCATGCTCGCGATCGGGCCGTCGGCGTTCGCTCAGATGCTCGAGGGTTTCCACCTCATCGACGAGCATTTCCGCACGGCGCCGTTCGAGGAGAACCTGCCTGTGCTGCTCGGCATGATAGGGGTCTGGTACATCAACCTCTTCGGGGCCGAGACGCATGCAGTGCTGCCCTACAACCATTACCTGTCACGGTTCACTTCGTACCTTCAGCAGCTCGACATGGAGAGCAACGGAAAGAGCGTGACCCTCTCCGGTGAACCCGTAAGCACTGACACCGGGCCAGTGGTGTGGGGGACGCCTGGGACCAACGGCCAGCACGCCTACTACCAGCTCATCCACCAGGGGACGCGCCTCATCCCCGCCGACTTCATCGGCTTCTTCGAGTCCAACCACGAGATCGGAACCCACCAGGACCTCCTCATGGCGAACTTCTTCGCGCAGACGGAGGCGCTCGCGTTCGGCAAGACGCGCGAGCAGGTCGAGGCCGAAGGCGTGCCCGCCGCGCAAGTGCCTCACCGCGTGTTCGCGGGCAACCACCCCACCAACACGATCCTCGCCCCCAAGCTAACCCCCAGGGTGCTCGGCCAGCTCGTCGCGATCTACGAGCACAAGGTGTTCACGCAGGGTGTGGTCTGGGGGATCAACTCGTTCGATCAGTGGGGCGTCGAGCTGGGCAAGGCGCTTGCGCAGCGGATCGTTCCGGAGCTGGATTCCAGGAAGGAGCCCGACCTGGGACACGACAGCTCGACGAACGAGTTGATCCGTCGTTATCGGTTGCGGCGGGAGGAGCTAGTGGATAGGGCCGGTTCGGGTCGATAG
- a CDS encoding XdhC family protein — translation MREAVEALRKAADQGEGAVVARIVEIEGFSTRPGDDLVAVDATGSIHGNVLAGLAADQLREAALSLLAAKTTRPALVTIDVAEKDAVSAGLACGGRARMLLHPADAIPSELWRLLASRAPAALLTRADGAIVVDREANTYGASPGGWPTAEATAMLEAGRTESLRVHSPEGEALVETWVPDPRVVVVGTGELIEAISSQATLLGWETLSTGAVDELGGLLEWAGVTGALVVLSHDPHVDTPALADGLSSGIGYVGALGSRSTQSKRTERLLARGVTQAEIDRIHRPIGLDLGGRRAPEVALAMVAEILASLHGRDARPLSTRTGPIH, via the coding sequence GTGAGGGAAGCGGTCGAGGCGCTGCGCAAGGCAGCAGATCAAGGCGAGGGAGCGGTCGTCGCGAGGATCGTGGAGATCGAGGGTTTTTCGACCCGTCCCGGTGACGACCTCGTGGCCGTCGACGCCACTGGATCCATCCACGGAAACGTGCTTGCCGGGCTAGCTGCGGATCAGCTGCGGGAGGCGGCGTTATCACTGCTCGCGGCCAAGACCACCCGGCCTGCTCTTGTGACCATCGACGTAGCCGAGAAGGACGCGGTGTCCGCAGGGCTCGCGTGTGGAGGTCGGGCGCGGATGCTCCTGCATCCAGCGGACGCCATCCCTTCCGAACTTTGGAGGCTGCTGGCTTCGAGAGCACCGGCGGCGCTGCTCACGCGTGCCGATGGAGCGATCGTCGTCGACCGCGAAGCCAACACGTACGGCGCCAGCCCCGGCGGGTGGCCGACCGCCGAGGCGACGGCGATGCTCGAGGCTGGACGTACCGAGTCGCTCCGGGTCCACAGCCCCGAAGGCGAGGCCCTGGTCGAGACGTGGGTGCCCGACCCGCGCGTGGTCGTGGTGGGCACCGGTGAGCTGATCGAGGCCATCAGCTCGCAGGCCACCCTGCTCGGATGGGAGACCCTGTCGACCGGCGCCGTCGACGAGTTGGGTGGCCTGCTCGAATGGGCGGGCGTAACCGGCGCTCTCGTCGTGCTCAGCCACGATCCGCACGTGGACACGCCGGCGCTCGCGGACGGACTCAGCTCGGGGATCGGCTACGTGGGAGCGTTGGGGTCTCGTTCGACGCAGTCCAAGCGAACGGAGCGACTCCTCGCGCGAGGCGTCACCCAGGCGGAAATCGACCGCATACACCGGCCAATCGGACTCGACCTAGGTGGCCGGCGCGCCCCCGAAGTAGCGCTTGCGATGGTCGCGGAGATACTTGCGTCACTTCACGGGAGGGACGCGCGACCCCTATCGACCCGAACCGGCCCTATCCACTAG
- a CDS encoding isochorismatase family protein — MEAGIKTALLVADVQRDFCEGGSLAVPGGDAAAAAISDLIQASHGAYALVVATRDWHVDPGPHFAAPGQQPDYWESWPAHCVADSPGAEWHPDLLLPDDVLVVSKGQRAAAYSGFEGRCDDGRSLAELLQSADVDAVDVVGIATSFCVKATALDAVRAGLQTRVLAPLTADIDAARTPATLEALRRRGVTIAG; from the coding sequence ATGGAAGCTGGCATCAAGACGGCGCTCCTGGTAGCGGACGTGCAACGCGACTTCTGTGAAGGAGGGAGCCTCGCGGTTCCCGGCGGGGACGCTGCCGCCGCGGCGATCAGCGATCTCATACAAGCCTCGCACGGCGCCTACGCACTGGTGGTCGCCACGCGCGATTGGCATGTCGACCCCGGCCCTCACTTCGCCGCGCCAGGCCAGCAACCCGACTATTGGGAGAGCTGGCCGGCGCACTGCGTCGCGGACTCGCCCGGCGCCGAGTGGCACCCGGATCTCCTGCTGCCGGACGACGTCCTGGTCGTGTCGAAGGGTCAGAGAGCCGCCGCCTACAGCGGCTTCGAGGGCCGCTGCGACGACGGCCGGTCGCTCGCCGAACTGCTCCAAAGCGCGGACGTCGACGCTGTCGACGTCGTAGGCATCGCCACGAGCTTCTGCGTGAAGGCGACGGCACTCGACGCGGTGAGAGCCGGCCTCCAGACGCGTGTGCTGGCACCACTGACAGCCGACATCGACGCCGCGCGGACGCCGGCGACGCTGGAAGCGCTCCGGCGCAGAGGAGTGACGATCGCCGGCTGA